A stretch of Candidatus Vicinibacter affinis DNA encodes these proteins:
- a CDS encoding UDP-2,3-diacylglucosamine diphosphatase: MKAYFTSDFHLGVSAKTPSLNREALIVEWMDFISKDATHLFLVGDVFDFWFDYKRVVPRGYIRILGKIAELKDKGIDIRFFTGNHDLWMKDYLWLELGIPIYQKPIQENLGNKKFFIGHGDGLGPGDHGYKRLKKLFKNPFAQWLFKWIHPDVGIDLANYFSGKSREAQAPVQNFLGPDKEWLIQYVHKKHPEVQADYYVFGHRHLPIDYNINGTQSRYINLGDWLNFQSYAEFDGESLQLKFYKNDKGVVYS; the protein is encoded by the coding sequence ATTAAAGCTTACTTCACATCCGATTTTCACCTTGGAGTTTCTGCAAAAACCCCTTCCCTGAACAGAGAAGCATTAATTGTAGAATGGATGGATTTTATATCAAAAGATGCAACCCATCTTTTTCTTGTTGGCGATGTATTTGACTTTTGGTTTGACTATAAAAGGGTAGTACCCAGAGGTTATATCAGAATTCTAGGAAAAATTGCCGAATTGAAAGATAAAGGAATTGATATTCGTTTTTTTACCGGCAATCATGACCTTTGGATGAAGGATTATTTGTGGTTGGAACTTGGAATTCCAATCTACCAAAAACCAATTCAGGAAAATTTAGGGAATAAAAAATTTTTTATTGGACACGGGGACGGCTTAGGTCCTGGCGACCATGGATATAAAAGACTTAAAAAGTTGTTTAAAAATCCATTTGCACAATGGCTATTTAAATGGATTCATCCGGATGTAGGTATTGACCTGGCCAATTACTTTTCAGGTAAAAGTAGAGAAGCACAGGCGCCCGTTCAGAATTTTTTAGGCCCAGACAAAGAATGGCTAATTCAATATGTTCATAAAAAGCATCCGGAAGTTCAAGCAGATTATTATGTATTCGGGCACCGTCACCTTCCTATAGATTACAATATCAATGGAACACAATCTCGTTATATCAATTTAGGAGATTGGTTGAATTTTCAATCATACGCAGAATTTGACGGAGAATCTCTACAATTGAAATTTTATAAAAATGATAAAGGAGTGGTTTATTCATAG
- a CDS encoding sigma-70 family RNA polymerase sigma factor encodes MKKLSPHERFELEFLPHIEALNTFAFHLTYNEENAADLVQETYLKAFKFIDKYEEGTNAKAWLFKILKNAYINDYRKRNKRPIQVDYEEVSGYHDGDDAPLASYFDLREELFDHMMGDEVTAAINSLPEDFRTVILLCDIEDFSYEEISKIIDVPIGTVRSRLFRARNMLKEKLNNYAKTMGYKDHRGGHDDQEISE; translated from the coding sequence TTGAAAAAGCTTAGCCCACATGAACGTTTTGAGCTTGAGTTTTTACCTCATATTGAGGCTTTAAATACTTTCGCTTTCCACCTAACCTATAACGAAGAGAACGCAGCAGACCTTGTTCAGGAGACTTACCTTAAAGCCTTTAAATTTATAGATAAGTATGAAGAGGGAACTAATGCTAAGGCTTGGTTGTTTAAGATTCTGAAGAATGCATATATTAACGACTATCGGAAGAGGAATAAACGTCCGATTCAAGTTGATTATGAAGAGGTGTCAGGGTATCACGATGGTGATGACGCACCTTTGGCAAGTTATTTTGACCTGAGAGAGGAGCTTTTCGATCACATGATGGGTGACGAGGTTACGGCAGCAATCAATTCATTGCCGGAGGACTTTAGGACGGTCATTTTGCTCTGTGATATTGAAGATTTCAGCTACGAGGAAATCTCAAAAATCATCGATGTTCCGATAGGTACAGTCAGAAGTAGGCTTTTCAGGGCTAGAAATATGCTGAAAGAGAAATTGAATAATTATGCTAAAACCATGGGTTACAAGGATCATAGGGGCGGGCATGATGATCAGGAAATAAGTGAATAA
- a CDS encoding DUF2147 domain-containing protein, with the protein MFKSIFFLASTFFLMDSVCGQNSAILGVWKTIDDETHQDKSHVELYMKSGKLFAKVIQLLPAATTKVCNNCPGEKNGKSLIGMDIIWNMVSSGDIWEGGQILDPKNGKIYSCTLSLEGSNNLKVRGYLGISLFGRTQTWERVK; encoded by the coding sequence ATGTTTAAGTCTATTTTCTTTCTGGCAAGTACCTTTTTTCTGATGGATTCAGTATGTGGACAAAATAGTGCCATTTTGGGGGTTTGGAAAACAATTGATGATGAAACCCATCAAGATAAATCGCATGTTGAGCTATATATGAAGTCTGGAAAACTTTTTGCAAAAGTGATACAATTACTTCCTGCTGCAACCACTAAAGTATGCAACAATTGCCCAGGTGAGAAAAATGGAAAATCGCTTATTGGTATGGACATTATTTGGAACATGGTGTCCAGTGGTGACATTTGGGAGGGAGGTCAAATATTAGATCCAAAAAACGGGAAGATATATTCTTGTACTTTAAGTCTGGAGGGATCAAATAATCTCAAGGTAAGAGGCTACCTGGGGATTTCCCTTTTTGGGCGCACTCAGACCTGGGAGAGAGTAAAATAA
- a CDS encoding M48 family metalloprotease gives MQFRILYLILLGLVLTTCSRNPVTGKKELSLMSESQEKALGLESDPQIQAEFGMYADSSWQRFLREKGQAMAKISHRPTLGFQFRVIDSEVVNAFAVPGGYVYFTRGILAHFNDEAQLMGVLGHEIGHITAKHANEQYTKQTLAQIGFAAGMILSPQFRQFGNLANTGIQLMFLKFSRDNETQSDKLGVEYSSKVGYDAHHMADFFQTLGRVSDAAGARIPSFLSTHPDPGNRFSKVNALATEVQKQFTSATKVERNSYLKRLEGMVYGADPRQGYKENDIFYHPELKFQYPTPREWTYQNSPAQVQFASKDQKAVMIFTLASDKDLASAVKTNLKNYNLNLISQENIQVNGMSAIRFLAEQVPEQNSQGQTANSSTLRVVSTLIKYDNLIYNFIGAAAPNDFGNYESYFIQSMNGFKTLTDQTKINVKPDRLAIKSISNRMTLKEALKFYNQDAKRYEELAILNGLKQTDVLEVGTLIKTVNK, from the coding sequence ATGCAATTTAGAATTTTGTATCTCATTCTATTAGGTCTTGTGTTAACCACATGTTCGCGTAACCCGGTCACAGGGAAAAAAGAACTCTCTTTAATGTCTGAATCTCAGGAGAAAGCTTTAGGGCTTGAATCTGACCCTCAGATACAAGCTGAGTTTGGAATGTATGCCGATTCAAGTTGGCAAAGGTTTCTTCGTGAAAAAGGTCAGGCTATGGCCAAAATTTCTCATCGCCCTACTTTGGGATTTCAATTCAGAGTTATTGATTCAGAGGTGGTAAATGCATTTGCTGTACCAGGGGGATATGTATATTTCACCCGTGGAATATTGGCACATTTTAATGATGAAGCCCAGTTAATGGGAGTTTTAGGACATGAAATAGGTCACATAACGGCTAAGCATGCCAACGAACAATATACAAAGCAAACACTTGCTCAGATTGGATTTGCAGCAGGGATGATATTATCCCCTCAGTTTAGACAATTTGGCAATCTTGCGAATACAGGTATACAATTGATGTTTCTGAAATTTAGCAGGGACAATGAAACACAATCTGATAAGCTTGGAGTGGAATACTCATCTAAAGTAGGATATGATGCTCATCATATGGCAGATTTCTTTCAAACACTCGGAAGAGTGTCCGATGCTGCAGGTGCAAGGATTCCATCATTTCTATCCACCCACCCCGATCCGGGAAATCGTTTTTCAAAAGTGAATGCCCTGGCTACTGAAGTTCAAAAGCAATTCACTTCTGCCACAAAAGTGGAAAGAAACAGTTATCTCAAACGATTGGAAGGAATGGTTTATGGAGCGGATCCAAGACAAGGTTATAAAGAGAATGATATTTTTTATCATCCTGAGTTAAAATTTCAATACCCTACGCCAAGGGAATGGACCTACCAAAATTCTCCAGCGCAAGTTCAATTTGCGTCTAAAGATCAAAAAGCAGTCATGATTTTTACATTGGCCTCGGATAAGGATTTGGCCTCAGCTGTGAAGACAAATCTCAAAAACTATAATTTAAATTTGATCAGTCAGGAAAACATTCAAGTTAATGGAATGTCCGCCATCAGGTTTTTAGCTGAGCAAGTCCCTGAACAAAATTCGCAGGGGCAGACAGCAAATTCCAGTACTCTTAGAGTGGTCAGTACTTTAATCAAATACGATAACTTAATTTATAACTTTATTGGAGCCGCTGCTCCTAATGATTTTGGAAACTATGAATCTTATTTTATTCAAAGTATGAATGGTTTCAAAACTTTAACGGATCAGACAAAAATCAATGTAAAGCCTGATCGTCTTGCCATTAAAAGTATTTCAAATAGAATGACACTAAAGGAGGCATTGAAATTTTATAATCAGGATGCTAAACGTTATGAAGAATTAGCCATTCTTAATGGTCTTAAGCAAACTGACGTCCTAGAGGTTGGAACTTTAATTAAAACAGTTAATAAATAA
- a CDS encoding FkbM family methyltransferase → MLLSRYRQFQKYAEPGQSFFGFIIKSFWINLIKKRVFINWEDHIKWVVDSRFQSSKNPYYYKHPEKAEFEMLTKLLNKGDVFYDIGSNVGLYSIYLAVKCNIKCYAFEPDEQAATINRLNQELNSVRHLVEIFPFAISDVNGFSQFTSGLDINNKIDSIHGVKIIQTKNLDSFVHLPKPHAIKIDTEGHELMIIRGASSILENGNLRLIILEYNHLDIQDIIKIMCNYQFVPVTLVHGNMKLNTNLPPTISGNLFFVRSELIA, encoded by the coding sequence TTGTTGTTAAGTAGATACAGGCAATTTCAAAAATATGCGGAGCCTGGTCAGTCATTCTTCGGTTTTATTATTAAATCTTTTTGGATTAATTTAATTAAAAAAAGGGTTTTCATAAATTGGGAAGATCACATCAAGTGGGTGGTGGATTCACGATTTCAGTCATCGAAAAATCCTTATTATTACAAACATCCTGAGAAAGCCGAGTTTGAAATGCTCACTAAACTTTTAAATAAAGGAGATGTCTTTTATGATATTGGTTCAAATGTAGGATTGTACAGTATATATCTGGCAGTCAAATGTAATATTAAATGCTATGCTTTTGAACCAGATGAACAGGCGGCTACCATAAACAGGCTTAATCAAGAACTTAATTCAGTAAGACACTTAGTAGAGATATTTCCATTTGCCATTAGTGATGTGAATGGTTTTTCTCAATTCACTTCAGGATTAGACATCAACAACAAAATTGATTCAATCCACGGAGTCAAAATAATCCAAACCAAGAACCTGGATTCGTTCGTTCACTTACCTAAACCTCATGCCATAAAAATAGATACGGAAGGTCATGAACTTATGATTATACGTGGGGCATCATCAATTTTAGAAAATGGGAATTTGAGATTGATAATATTAGAGTATAATCATTTAGATATCCAAGATATAATAAAAATTATGTGTAATTATCAATTTGTTCCGGTTACATTAGTTCATGGAAATATGAAATTAAATACAAATTTGCCACCCACGATTTCCGGTAATTTATTTTTTGTGAGAAGTGAACTAATTGCATAA
- a CDS encoding ATP-binding protein, which translates to MIRIASIPNNIVMIEKYLIGIFDEYKIDQKHYHNVFISITEAVNNAIIHGNGEDANKFVHINSEKKNRCISFKISDEGHGFDPKTIPDPTLPENLERCGGRGVFLMHKLSNRVVFSDNGRTVEIEFEI; encoded by the coding sequence ATGATTAGAATTGCTTCCATACCGAATAATATTGTAATGATTGAAAAATACCTTATAGGTATTTTTGATGAATACAAGATTGATCAGAAGCATTATCACAATGTATTCATTTCCATCACTGAGGCGGTAAACAATGCCATAATTCATGGGAATGGAGAAGACGCAAATAAATTTGTTCACATCAACAGTGAGAAAAAAAATCGCTGTATTTCTTTTAAGATTTCAGATGAAGGACATGGATTTGACCCAAAAACTATTCCGGATCCAACTCTCCCCGAAAATTTAGAGAGATGTGGAGGCAGAGGGGTATTTTTAATGCATAAACTCTCTAACAGAGTGGTATTTTCTGATAATGGGAGGACTGTTGAAATTGAATTCGAGATTTAA
- a CDS encoding peptide-methionine (S)-S-oxide reductase, with product MLKSLFIILSFIPFASCIFAEKNPEELGKVQWNRTLEEAQKMAIRDKKPIFILFQEIPGCGTCKNYGTEVLSHPLIAEAIETFFIPLAIHNNKNGSDKKTLDYFEEPSWNNPVVRIVKPDLSPLVTRLSGNYTAFGLVSKINAALLKNGQKIPEYLKLLEEELLARAVGTEKATLGMYCFWSGEKNYAQLDGVIGTRAGYVKGSEVVEVEYNPNKISLEQLVSFGAKSKNADKIYMVNENVSGSKKINIPHVKLDNFRVDPESKYYLYKTTYKYVPMSSLQATKINSLLSENINPDFLLSPNQKKILEQVKTKSLKKMQNLIGLDIYTAYQISEIQLSK from the coding sequence ATGTTAAAAAGTCTGTTCATTATTTTGAGTTTTATACCCTTTGCTTCTTGCATTTTTGCCGAAAAGAACCCGGAGGAATTGGGTAAGGTTCAATGGAATAGAACCCTTGAAGAAGCTCAAAAAATGGCAATCCGGGATAAAAAACCTATTTTTATACTTTTCCAGGAAATTCCAGGGTGTGGTACATGCAAAAATTATGGTACAGAGGTTTTGTCCCATCCCTTAATTGCAGAGGCCATTGAAACCTTCTTTATTCCTTTAGCTATTCATAATAATAAAAATGGTAGTGACAAGAAAACATTAGATTATTTTGAAGAACCCTCCTGGAACAATCCAGTTGTGAGGATTGTCAAACCGGACTTAAGTCCTCTGGTAACACGGTTGAGTGGAAACTATACAGCCTTTGGATTGGTTTCAAAAATCAATGCCGCTTTATTGAAAAATGGTCAAAAAATTCCTGAATATCTTAAGTTATTGGAAGAAGAACTTTTGGCCAGAGCTGTGGGGACTGAAAAAGCTACTCTTGGGATGTACTGCTTTTGGAGTGGGGAAAAAAATTATGCTCAGTTAGATGGTGTAATAGGCACACGAGCTGGCTATGTAAAAGGCTCAGAAGTTGTAGAAGTGGAATATAACCCAAATAAAATTAGTTTGGAACAATTAGTTTCTTTTGGAGCAAAATCAAAAAATGCAGACAAAATTTACATGGTTAATGAAAATGTTTCAGGTTCAAAAAAAATAAATATACCTCATGTGAAATTGGACAACTTCAGGGTAGACCCTGAATCAAAATATTACTTGTATAAAACAACTTACAAATATGTTCCTATGAGCTCTCTCCAAGCTACCAAAATAAACAGTCTCCTGAGTGAAAATATAAATCCAGATTTTTTACTTTCCCCCAACCAGAAAAAAATCTTGGAACAAGTAAAAACCAAATCACTAAAAAAAATGCAAAACCTGATAGGATTAGATATCTATACAGCATATCAGATTTCAGAAATACAATTAAGCAAATGA
- a CDS encoding T9SS type A sorting domain-containing protein encodes MKFIVYSSFIVFLFVQSVMEPRNPELEVTGAPGELTCAKSNCHSGGSFVGTVNLEGLPDTIQPGQTYNLNFVQKSNALTSGFEITSLDALNMRSGTFVAGAGSGVAIGRTFNRQYIRQISARALTNGESVYSFSWKAPTSLNGDSIKFYFVGMAANDNGKNTFDNVLRGTKSVFFQNVLSSSQEQLMNSITLSPNPVSNYFYLKSDIVEPIRYQIIDLIGQEVLHGFISNGNKVDVSNLDQGIYHLILKFSSGNQIKSFLKK; translated from the coding sequence ATGAAATTTATTGTTTATTCCTCATTTATTGTTTTTCTATTTGTACAATCGGTCATGGAGCCTCGGAATCCGGAATTGGAAGTCACAGGAGCCCCCGGCGAATTAACTTGCGCTAAATCAAATTGTCATAGTGGTGGAAGCTTTGTTGGTACAGTAAATCTTGAGGGACTCCCGGATACCATCCAGCCAGGTCAGACTTATAATTTAAATTTTGTTCAGAAGAGTAATGCATTGACCTCAGGTTTTGAGATTACAAGTCTCGATGCTCTGAATATGAGATCTGGAACATTTGTAGCAGGAGCAGGTTCTGGTGTAGCAATTGGCAGGACTTTTAACAGGCAATACATCAGACAGATAAGTGCAAGAGCATTAACCAACGGGGAATCTGTTTATTCATTCAGTTGGAAGGCGCCAACAAGCCTGAACGGGGATAGCATTAAATTTTATTTTGTGGGCATGGCGGCCAATGATAATGGTAAAAATACATTTGACAATGTTTTAAGAGGAACTAAAAGTGTATTTTTTCAAAATGTACTTTCTTCATCGCAAGAGCAATTGATGAATTCCATCACACTAAGTCCAAACCCTGTTTCAAACTATTTCTATCTAAAGTCTGATATTGTAGAACCTATAAGGTATCAAATAATCGATCTTATTGGACAAGAAGTTTTACATGGTTTCATTTCCAACGGCAATAAAGTGGATGTTTCAAATTTAGATCAAGGAATTTATCATTTGATTTTGAAATTTTCTTCCGGGAATCAGATAAAATCTTTTCTTAAGAAATAA
- a CDS encoding 3-hydroxyanthranilate 3,4-dioxygenase produces MSIKRPFNLHQWIEEHRHELKPPVGNRNLYQEAGDFIVMIVAGPNARKDYHYNETEEWYYQIEGDVTVRIQENGKPVDIPIKQGEMFLLPANTPHSPMRPEGTIGLVIECKRKPGENDGLLWFCEKCNEKLHESYFPLENIEKDFIPRFKEYYASESMRTCKKCGAIMETDPRFVS; encoded by the coding sequence ATGTCTATCAAAAGACCTTTCAACCTACACCAATGGATCGAAGAACACCGACATGAATTAAAACCACCGGTGGGAAACAGGAACCTATATCAGGAAGCTGGGGATTTTATTGTGATGATTGTGGCTGGACCAAATGCCAGAAAAGACTATCATTATAATGAAACTGAAGAGTGGTATTATCAAATTGAAGGAGATGTAACGGTCAGAATTCAGGAGAATGGAAAACCTGTGGATATTCCTATAAAACAAGGAGAAATGTTTTTATTGCCAGCAAACACACCCCATTCACCCATGAGACCAGAAGGCACTATTGGTTTGGTAATAGAATGCAAGCGCAAACCTGGAGAAAACGATGGGTTGCTGTGGTTTTGTGAAAAATGCAATGAAAAATTGCATGAAAGCTATTTTCCGCTGGAAAATATAGAGAAAGATTTTATTCCAAGATTTAAAGAATACTATGCCTCAGAATCTATGAGAACGTGTAAAAAATGTGGCGCAATTATGGAAACTGATCCACGATTTGTGAGCTGA
- a CDS encoding DUF4175 domain-containing protein, which translates to MGWNQSYYDLLIFKLDQFTRKFYLNKLLRGSIYFIGMLTLAFILVALLEHQFYFSKITRKILFYSFLGLTGFAFFSWIVSPLLHYMRLGKMISHEEASRIIGTHFKDVKDKLLNVLQLKSQSINFSDKSLIEASINQKASELKPIPFVAAIDLNKNRKYLRYALIPVSLLMGIIFLAPSLIKDSTTRLIQNNKDFAKAAPFSFGLINQKLEAIQNEDFNLEVLVSGNFLPSEAYIEYDNFQYRLRPGEDPGTYTYTFGNVQKDTKFRIYSGEIKSEEFTLEVILKPVISDFEVRLEYPSYTGRKNESFKNTGGLIVPVGTKVSWNINTENTDLLEYRLSESNQKSEGSRRSENEFQFSTRIMKDQSYTLYLNNNKLSKPDTIQYQITAIADQYPLINAESFEDSTQAGIVYFGGELSDDYGLKDLTFNYQIKNKSGKTLPEKSVKVNLTNGKASTFRHVLDMEALGLLPGDHISYYFEVWDNDGVNGSKSTRSTIMEHHLASQEELAQKEEANSEDIKKNLEEAVKEAQKLQDKLNEYRNKLRQKKDLEWQNKKDFEKLIKQQEDIQQKFEKAQKKFEENLKKQEQHSNPDEKLQEKQQQLQQHFNESMNKEMQQLMNQIQQLMQELQKDQAIQMTEQFQNKSEDMKKEMDRLLELFKQLELEKNIKDQIDKLRELANEQMELKEKTEKKSEDAADLKKQQEEINKKFEDLKKKQDEIQKKNQELEQPKKIEDQKKNAEEAKKSLENAKDKLEKKQNDGASKDQKEGADKMNEMADQMESQMEQNEKEQQEEDIRVLRQLLENLVGLSFEQELLSKTFEQTQVQSPKYVTLVQEQFKLKTNFKLIQDTLEALSKRVVEIESFVGEKVSEINENFGKTIEKLEDRQIQMANTHQGKIMKNVNDLAVMLSETMNNKQKEQNSSCNKPGSKSCKKPGKSKSPKGKKGKVPMDKIVEGQQKVGEEMKKLGEKNKKGEGKLSKEFAEMAAEQAKLRKMLEDFEKEKKEQGLGSQEMKEAIEQMNKTEKELVNKQLTNETLKRQQEITTRLLEAERAEREREYKEERKSETGTKIERSFPAGLEEYLKQRQAETEWFQHVSPDLRPFYKKLVEEYFNRTKKQG; encoded by the coding sequence ATGGGATGGAATCAAAGTTATTATGATTTGCTGATTTTTAAATTAGATCAGTTTACGAGGAAGTTCTACCTTAATAAGCTATTGCGGGGTTCTATTTACTTTATAGGAATGCTTACATTGGCATTTATCCTGGTTGCTCTCCTTGAGCATCAATTTTATTTTAGTAAAATTACCCGAAAGATACTTTTCTATTCATTTCTTGGTTTGACAGGTTTTGCTTTCTTCAGTTGGATTGTAAGTCCACTTCTTCATTACATGAGGTTAGGAAAAATGATCAGTCATGAGGAGGCCTCTCGTATCATCGGTACTCATTTTAAAGATGTGAAGGACAAACTGTTAAATGTACTTCAACTCAAATCCCAATCTATTAATTTTAGTGATAAGAGTCTAATCGAGGCCAGTATAAACCAAAAGGCATCAGAATTGAAACCCATACCTTTTGTAGCTGCAATAGATTTAAATAAAAACAGAAAATATCTGCGCTATGCGTTAATTCCCGTTTCGCTGTTAATGGGTATCATTTTTCTAGCGCCTAGTTTAATTAAGGATTCTACCACTCGTTTAATTCAGAACAATAAAGATTTTGCGAAAGCCGCTCCCTTTAGTTTTGGTCTTATTAATCAAAAACTTGAGGCAATACAAAATGAAGATTTCAATTTAGAAGTGTTGGTTTCGGGTAACTTTTTACCATCCGAAGCATATATTGAATACGACAATTTTCAATACCGACTCAGGCCAGGTGAAGATCCCGGGACCTATACTTATACATTTGGAAATGTCCAAAAAGATACAAAGTTCAGGATTTATTCGGGTGAGATCAAGTCAGAAGAATTTACTCTTGAAGTGATTTTAAAACCTGTCATTTCAGATTTTGAGGTCAGACTCGAATATCCTTCCTATACAGGAAGGAAAAATGAGAGTTTCAAAAATACAGGGGGATTGATTGTTCCGGTAGGCACTAAAGTTAGTTGGAATATCAACACAGAAAATACAGATCTTTTAGAATACAGGCTTTCTGAATCAAACCAGAAATCAGAAGGCAGCAGGCGTTCAGAAAATGAGTTTCAATTTTCGACCAGGATCATGAAAGACCAGAGCTACACTCTGTATTTGAACAATAATAAATTATCTAAGCCTGATACCATTCAATATCAGATAACCGCCATTGCTGATCAGTACCCATTGATAAATGCCGAATCATTTGAAGACAGCACACAGGCAGGTATTGTGTATTTCGGCGGGGAACTTTCAGATGATTATGGTTTGAAAGATCTGACTTTCAATTATCAGATAAAAAATAAATCCGGTAAAACTCTACCGGAGAAATCAGTTAAGGTAAATTTAACCAATGGCAAGGCCTCAACTTTCCGTCACGTTTTGGACATGGAAGCCTTAGGATTATTACCCGGCGATCATATTTCATATTACTTTGAGGTTTGGGACAATGATGGTGTAAACGGAAGTAAGTCCACCAGAAGTACGATTATGGAGCATCATCTTGCCAGCCAGGAAGAACTGGCGCAAAAAGAAGAAGCTAACAGTGAAGATATTAAAAAAAATCTGGAAGAGGCAGTTAAAGAAGCGCAAAAACTTCAGGACAAACTAAATGAATATCGCAATAAGTTGCGTCAGAAGAAAGACCTGGAATGGCAGAATAAAAAGGATTTTGAAAAACTTATCAAGCAACAAGAAGATATTCAGCAAAAGTTTGAAAAAGCTCAGAAAAAATTTGAAGAGAATCTTAAAAAACAGGAACAACACAGCAATCCGGATGAAAAACTTCAGGAAAAACAACAACAACTGCAGCAACATTTTAATGAGAGCATGAATAAAGAGATGCAGCAATTGATGAATCAAATCCAACAATTGATGCAAGAATTGCAAAAGGATCAAGCTATTCAAATGACTGAACAATTTCAGAATAAGAGTGAGGACATGAAAAAAGAAATGGATCGCTTGTTGGAGTTGTTTAAGCAATTGGAGCTTGAAAAAAACATTAAAGACCAAATAGATAAGTTAAGGGAATTGGCTAATGAGCAAATGGAACTTAAGGAGAAAACTGAGAAGAAATCAGAAGACGCAGCTGATCTTAAAAAACAACAGGAGGAAATAAATAAAAAATTTGAAGACCTCAAGAAAAAGCAAGACGAGATACAGAAAAAGAATCAAGAGCTTGAACAACCTAAAAAAATAGAAGATCAAAAGAAGAATGCTGAGGAGGCTAAAAAAAGTTTAGAAAATGCCAAGGATAAATTAGAAAAAAAACAAAATGATGGTGCTTCCAAAGATCAAAAAGAGGGTGCGGACAAGATGAATGAAATGGCAGACCAAATGGAAAGCCAAATGGAACAAAATGAAAAGGAGCAACAAGAAGAAGATATAAGAGTACTCAGACAGTTATTGGAAAATCTTGTAGGGCTCTCTTTCGAACAGGAACTTTTATCAAAAACATTTGAACAGACCCAAGTTCAATCGCCAAAATATGTAACCTTGGTGCAAGAACAATTTAAATTAAAAACGAATTTTAAATTAATTCAGGACACTCTTGAAGCCTTAAGTAAAAGAGTGGTTGAAATTGAGTCTTTTGTTGGAGAGAAAGTTTCAGAAATCAATGAGAATTTTGGAAAAACCATTGAAAAACTTGAAGATAGACAAATCCAAATGGCGAATACTCATCAAGGTAAGATAATGAAAAATGTAAATGATCTTGCCGTGATGTTATCCGAAACCATGAATAATAAACAAAAGGAACAAAATTCCTCTTGCAATAAGCCCGGAAGCAAATCTTGTAAAAAGCCAGGTAAAAGCAAATCCCCAAAAGGAAAAAAAGGGAAAGTGCCAATGGATAAAATTGTTGAAGGACAACAAAAGGTAGGTGAGGAAATGAAAAAGCTGGGAGAAAAAAACAAAAAGGGGGAAGGGAAACTCAGCAAAGAATTTGCGGAAATGGCTGCCGAACAAGCCAAGTTAAGGAAAATGCTTGAGGACTTTGAGAAAGAGAAAAAAGAACAAGGTTTGGGCTCACAGGAAATGAAGGAGGCTATCGAGCAAATGAATAAAACTGAGAAGGAGCTGGTGAATAAACAACTCACAAATGAGACCCTCAAACGGCAACAAGAAATAACTACACGATTGCTAGAAGCAGAACGGGCAGAGCGTGAAAGGGAGTATAAAGAAGAGCGTAAATCAGAAACTGGTACGAAAATTGAACGTAGCTTTCCTGCCGGGCTTGAAGAATATCTAAAACAGCGCCAGGCAGAAACAGAATGGTTCCAGCACGTATCTCCGGATTTGAGACCGTTTTACAAAAAACTGGTCGAAGAATATTTCAATCGTACGAAGAAGCAAGGATGA